In Podospora pseudopauciseta strain CBS 411.78 chromosome 3, whole genome shotgun sequence, one genomic interval encodes:
- a CDS encoding hypothetical protein (EggNog:ENOG503NZBM; COG:S), producing the protein MTRPQTTHMDDNHNEHRLLDHERPPPVSEGASLVNNEKSKTGQPEKPWTPGFGPRFPWIASLSILFSFILVGLMISITVRADDTKVDSWAVSPPVLLAIFSTVANALIQVALVRGAAITWWYLAMRPARQSFVQDIHWRWAAAGGIVDAVESILRRGLSKTAVACSFATIVAINAPLLQRAVGVRTREDFRAGVQIGPVYAAPRLPQGFGAVALGRYKELSPAKNFSEVMGEYFSRSPMMIQSDRVNITGEYTTEITAVGYRFDCTAENTTRLPSYSEVDEGYQYYTGLGANVFVSSPVYSEKPKDLWNAKFVATLLKNLLREVDTRKDGRQFFYDAVWKPEQGCIDATHGIEVRSRNCDIYPAVVKYPITISNNTIKLRPSPSPLNDELVSLETFDEAMEDTNRASSTHGGLALLLNHRFSANYTIRPVTPMQDNHRWDALSEGYFAYEMAATAADEVNCNRRFKDPGPIIYEAVRELALRSALRAVNTSDPEHKLMLEGEQTETVAVFVANMAFLYGAVAVTVLATVAVMPLYYGFWKLGREVSMSPLEVAKAFRAVQLEGVASNAEIGGLLKGVGGRPIRYGVVEVEEGGWVLGMGKPGRTVHPDEMGERDSLEGDGESVRGREER; encoded by the exons ACAGGTCAACCGGAAAAGCCATGGACACCAGGCTTTGGACCACGCTTCCCCTGGATAGCGAGTCTGTCCATACTATTCTCTTTTATCCTGGTCGGGCTCATGATCTCCATCACAGTTCGGGCAGATGACACGAAAGTCGACTCTTGGGCTGTGTCACCACCGGTTCTTCTTGCGATTTTCTCCACTGTCGCCAATGCCCTCATCCAAGTTGCCCTGGTAAGAGGAGCTGCCATTACGTGGTGGTATCTTGCTATGCGGCCGGCTCGGCAGAGTTTTGTTCAGGATATACACTGGCGCTGGGCAGCGGCTGGTGGCATAGTCGATGCTGTGGAGAGCATTCTTCGCCGAGGCCTGAGCAAGACGGCTGTTGCGTGCTCCTTTGCAACGATTGTGGCTATCAACGCCCCGCTCTTGCAACGCGCGGTGGGCGTAAGAACTCGAGAAGACTTTAGAGCTGGTGTGCAAATCGGTCCGGTGTATGCAGCTCCGCGGCTCCCACAAGGCTTTGGCGCTGTGGCACTTGGAAGGTACAAGGAGCTGAGCCCAGCGAAGAACTTTAgtgaggtgatgggggagtATTTCAGCAGATCGCCAATGATGATTCAAAGTGATAGGGTCAACATCACGGGAGAATACACGACCGAGATCACTGCTGTGGGATATCGCTTTGACTGCACGGCTGAGAACACCACTAGACTCCCGAGCTACAGCGAGGTCGACGAAGGGTACCAGTATTACACGGGTCTCGGTGCCAACGTCTTTGTCAGTTCTCCGGTTTACAGTGAGAAGCCAAAAGATTTGTGGAATGCCAAATTCGTGGCCACGTTGCTGAAGAATCTCCTTCGGGAAGTGGATACGAGAAAAGACGGCCGCCAGTTCTTTTATGATGCTGTGTGGAAGCCGGAGCAGGGGTGTATAGACGCCACGCATGGCATCGAGGTTCGATCACGCAACTG TGACATCTACCCAGCGGTCGTCAAGTACCCtatcaccatctccaacaacaccatcaaacTTCGCCCGAGCCCGTCGCCCCTTAACGATGAGCTAGTCTCGCTTGAGACCTTTGACGAGGCCATGGAAGATACGAACCGGGCCAGCTCTACGCACGGCGGACTCGCGCTGTTGTTGAACCACCGCTTCTCGGCCAACTACACCATCAGACCGGTGACGCCCATGCAGGACAATCACCGGTGGGATGCGCTGTCGGAAGGGTACTTTGCCTACGAGATGGCCGCGACGGCTGCCGACGAAGTCAACTGCAACCGCAGATTCAAGGACCCGGGACCGATTATCTATGAAGCTGTTCGTGAACTGGCGTTGCGCTCGGCTCTCAGGGCTGTGAACACGTCGGATCCTGAACACAAGCTgatgctggagggggagcagACTGAGACGGTGGCGGTGTTTGTAGCTAACATGGCGTTTCTCTATGGGGCGGTGGCAGTTACGGTTTTGGCTACGGTGGCGGTTATGCCTTTGTATTATGGGTTTTGGaagctggggagggaggtttcGATGTCGCCGTTGGAGGTTGCGAAGGCTTTTCGGGCGGTGcagttggagggggtggcgtCTAATGCTGAGATTGGAGGGTTGCtcaagggggtgggggggaggccgATTCGgtatggggttgttgaggttgaggagggggggtgggtcttggggatggggaagcCGGGGAGGACGGTTCATCCTGatgagatgggggagagggattcgcttgagggggatggggaaagtgtaagggggagggaagaaagGTGA
- the RIX7 gene encoding Ribosome biogenesis ATPase rix7 (BUSCO:EOG09261YV6; COG:O; EggNog:ENOG503NXC3), whose product MSRPPRPSTSGGFNPNLRLDREVYGIIQTLDSQREKPGRLAVSTVYDAIKKSNSSVARQKKKVLEESIERVLEVREKQMKRDREGEDEEDSDEVVERMERERREARDAGLLNRQIARGWGFGSAKSDDGGRSVEDNGAGQDGEERPQATVGTPKDGTDRPKETTDRHANGEPRPKKRKGTPKEVDRTPPTGISIRDIAGVDDTLERLMQEIWFPLNAGEACEKMGYRYGNGVLLHGPSGCGKTTLAHAVAGSAGAAFIPISAPSIVGGTSGESEKNIRDVFDEAIRIAPCLIFFDEIDAIAGKRESANKGMEGRIVAEIMNGMDRIKRNTPLGKNVVVLAATNRPESLDPAIRRRFGSEVDMGMPSERAREQILRSLSRDLNLAEDVNFKELAKLTPGYVGSDLQYVVTAAVSESFSGSLQQLLQKARGLRPADEDAGEVSKAQQDWLLLEEHRQASWGETQISNEQFKTAISRVQPASKREGFSTIPDTTWANVGALGDVRKKLEMSIIGPIKDPELFNAVGIKPAAGILLWGPPGCGKTLVAKAVANESKANFISIKGPELLNKYVGESERAVRQLFSRAKSSAPCILFFDEMDALVPKRDDSLSDASARVVNTLLTELDGVGDRSGIYVIGATNRPDIIDEAIRRPGRLGTSIYVGLPGPEDRIDILKTLYRNTITRQQQQQKEQEKVAAAEAMDVDNEVAAEQQELEQEADLSEVALDPRCQGFSGADLGNLMQAAAQACLERAYTLKLQQMGQHATAKNGVKLKKPVITKEDWEKALSEVKPSVKDAEKYAMIE is encoded by the coding sequence ATGTCCCGACCACCACGACCTTCAACATCTGGCGGgttcaaccccaacctccgtCTCGATCGGGAAGTCTACGGGATAATCCAAACGTTGGATTCGCAGAGGGAAAAACCGGGGAGGTTGGCAGTTTCGACGGTTTATGACGCGATCAAGAAATCAAATTCCAGTGTGGcgaggcagaagaagaaggtttTGGAGGAGTCGATTGAGCGGGTGCTGGAGGTGAGGGAAAAGCAAATGAAGAGGGatcgggagggggaggacgaggaggatagtgatgaggttgtggaacggatggagagggagaggagggaggcgagggatgCGGGACTGTTGAATCGGCAGATTgcgagggggtgggggtttgggagtgcgaagagtgatgatggggggaggtCTGTGGAGGATAACGGGGCGGGtcaggatggggaggagaggcctCAGGCTACTGTTGGGACGCCTAAGGATGGTACTGACAGGCCTAAGGAAACGACTGATAGGCATGCGAATGGGGAACCAAGGCCTAAAAAACGAAAGGGCACGCCCAAGGAGGTGGACAGAACGCCTCCGACAGGAATCTCGATACGGGATATCGCCGGTGTGGACGACACGTTGGAGAGGCTGATGCAGGAGATCTGGTTCCCGTTGAATGCCGGGGAGGCCTGTGAGAAAATGGGGTATCGGTATGGTAATGGTGTTTTGCTTCATGGGCCGTCTGGCTGCGGCAAGACCACGCTTGCGCACGCTGTTGCTGGGAGCGCGGGCGCGGCGTTTATCCCCATTTCTGCGCCTTCCATCGTTGGTGGTACGTCGGGCGAGTCGGAGAAGAATATCAGGGATGTGTTTGATGAGGCTATTCGCATTGCGCCATGCCTCATTTTTTTCGACGAGATCGATGCCATTGCTggcaagagagagagcgcGAACAAGGGCATGGAGGGCAGAATCGTGGCCGAGATTATGAACGGGATGGATCGGATCAAGAGGAACACGCCGCTGGGGAAGAacgtggtggttttggcggCTACAAACAGACCAGAGTCGCTCGACCCAGCGATCCGGAGACGGTTCGGATCGGAAGTGGACATGGGCATGCCGAGCGAGAGGGCGAGAGAGCAGATTCTGCGGTCGTTATCACGGGATTTGAATCTTGCCGAGGATGTCAACTTCAAGGAGCTCGCCAAGCTGACACCTGGTTACGTGGGCAGCGATTTGCAATACGTCGTCACGGCAGCGGTATCAGAGAGTTTCAGCGGCAGTCTTCAGCAGCTCCTCCAAAAGGCCCGCGGCCTCAGGCCAGCAGATGAGGACGCCGGCGAGGTCTCCAAAGCGCAGCAGGACTGGCTCCTTCTCGAAGAACACCGGCAGGCCTCCTGGGGAGAGACGCAAATCTCCAACGAGCAGTTCAAGACAGCTATTTCTCGCGTCCAACCGGCCTCTAAGCGTGAGGGCTTCAGCACCATCCCCGACACCACCTGGGCCAACGTCGGTGCCTTGGGAGACGTCCGCAAGAAGCTTGAGATGTCTATCATCGGCCCTATCAAAGACCCAGAGCTCTTCAACGCGGTTGGTATCAAGCCGGCAGCTGGTATCTTGCTCTGGGGTCCTCCAGGTTGCGGCAAGACTCTCGTCGCCAAAGCCGTCGCCAACGAATCCAAGGCGAATTTCATCTCCATCAAGGGTCCAGAGCTGCTCAACAAATACGTCGGTGAATCCGAGCGGGCGGTCCGTCAACTATTCTCCCGCGCCAAGTCTTCAGCTCCATGCATCTTGTTCTTTGATGAGATGGACGCCCTCGTGCCAAAGAGAGACGACTCCCTCTCCGACGCCAGCGCCCGCGTggtcaacaccctcctcaccgaaCTCGACGGTGTGGGCGACCGGAGCGGCATCTACGTCATTGGCGCAACCAACAGGCCAGACATCATCGACGAGGCCATCCGTCGTCCTGGCCGCCTGGGAACCAGCATCTATGTCGGTCTGCCTGGTCCGGAAGACCGCATCGACATTCTCAAGACGCTCTACCGCAACACCATCACtcgccagcaacagcagcagaaagAGCAGGAAAAGGTCGCTGCTGCGGAAGCCATGGATGTGGATAATGAAGTCGCCGCTGAACAACAAGAGCTTGAACAGGAGGCTGACTTGTCGGAAGTGGCGCTGGATCCCAGATGCCAGGGGTTCTCTGGTGCTGATTTGGGCAATCTGATGCAGGCGGCTGCGCAGGCTTGCTTGGAGAGGGCGTACACGCTTAAGCTGCAGCAGATGGGGCAGCATGCTACTGCGAAGAATGGGGTCAAGTTGAAGAAGCCGGTGATCACGAAGGAGGATTGGGAGAAGGCGCTGTCGGAGGTGAAGCCCAGTGTGAAGGATGCCGAGAAGTATGCTATGATTGAGTAG
- a CDS encoding hypothetical protein (COG:C; EggNog:ENOG503P0U0), translated as MPAELQSAENDHRQRILLQQDGAAHSHHRPPFPIMPPSQQQQQQQQQQQQQQQQPHQLNVNQNEATSSSRGTNSSGTTTTSSATTTSAARTDPRFATTNQPTPLSSNAFYQRFLKRYRVEVAASASSVLSTLTTFPLDSVKTRMQTYRYNGFVDCVRRTYQTEKFRGFFRGVTAPMASITLVRTISFSIYQRSKYAYSDWVKRHFGVDVMAQVAQQGSYPNFWSIATFGAAGMTAGSCITAIACPFELTKLSAQVSVLIADKKNCPKPESHAIAASYQNKGTLKTMGNIIKHRGIGGLYTGFRLHLLRDTLGTGTYFMTYESSKQLLTTFGGDGTHSNPLAVLVAGGLCGIVSWALIYPVDSAKSIYQRNSLMYSKGQKVEPVKIAFFQRNMYRGLGVSMGRSCAVNAVFFSSFEFLKKRIKAMDEQNHHQL; from the exons ATGCCTGCTGAGCTCCAGTCCGCCGAGAACGACCACCGCCAGAgaatcctcctccaacaagaTGGTGCAGCCCACAGTCACCACCGACCTCCGTTTCCCATCATGCCTCcttcccaacaacaacaacaacagcagcagcagcagcagcagcagcagcagcaaccacaccAGCTCAACGTGAACCAGAACGAAGCTACTAGCTCCAGCCGCGGCACTAACAGTAGtggtaccaccaccacctcctccgcaacaaCCACGTCAGCGGCGAGGACGGACCCCCGCTTTGCGACGACGAACCAGCCAACGCCCCTTAGCAGCAATGCCTTTTATCAGCGCTTCCTCAAGCGTTACCGTGTCGAGGTggccgcctcggcctcgagcGTGCTCTCCACCCTGACGACGTTTCCTCTCGACAGCGTCAAGACGCGCATGCAAACGTACCGGTATAATGGCTTTGTGGACTGCGTGCGGCGGACATATCAGACGGAGAAGTTTAGGGGGTTCTTCCGAGGAGTGACAGCACCAATGGCCAGCATTACGCTTGTTCGGACGATATCCTTTTCAATTTACCAACGGTCAAAGTATGCGTACAGCGACTGGGTCAAGAGACATTTTGGGGTGGATGTGATGGCACAGGTAGCGCAGCAAGGGTCATATCCGAACTTTTGGTCGATTGCCACGTTTGGAGCGGCTGGGATGACGGCGGGGTCTTGCATAACAGCCATAGCCTGCCCGTTCGAGTTGACGAAGCTCAGTGCCCAAGTGTCAGTGTTGATTGCGGATAAGAAAAATTGCCCAAAGCCCGAGAGCCATGCTATTGCGGCGAGTTATCAGAACAAGGGGACGCTGAAGACGATGGGGAATATCATCAAGCATagggggattggggggttgtatACTGGTTTCCGGTTACATCTCT TGCGCGATACCCTCGGCACAGGAACATACTTTATGACGTATGAGAGCAGCAAACAGCTCTTGACGACatttggaggagatgggaCACACTCTAACCCActggcggtgttggtggcagGCGGCCTTTGTGGCATTGTATCTTGGGCCCTGATAT acCCAGTCGACTCGGCCAAGAGCATCTACCAGCGCAACTCGCTCATGTACTCCAAGGGCCAAAAAGTCGAGCCGGTCAAGATTGCCTTTTTTCAGCGCAACATGTATCGCGGTCTTGGTGTGAGCATGGGGAGATCGTGCGCTGTGAACGCCGTGTTTTTCTCATCGTTTGAGTTCTTGAAGAAGCGCATCAAGGCGATGGATGAacagaaccaccaccagctgtaA
- a CDS encoding hypothetical protein (COG:S; EggNog:ENOG503P6V7): MTTPTTTELLTSYRHLYRSALQAVQYSKPARYVIRDQLRLAFRDRSNLASYHPERIRRTVWFFHAASQSRGLEHRICKTLVRVHWERTRVDRKSWKHLLREREEVEKASEKVKKRLAERGGDVVKERGLRWRGWEGVVGMLNESMGLCLR, translated from the coding sequence ATgacaacccccaccacaaccgaACTCCTGACCTCGTACCGGCACCTCTACCGCTCAGCCCTCCAGGCAGTCCAGTACTCCAAGCCGGCGCGGTACGTGATCCGGGACCAACTCCGTCTCGCCTTTCGGGATAGGTCCAACCTGGCGAGCTACCACCCCGAGAGGATCAGGAGGACGGTTTGGTTTTTTCACGCGGCGTCTCAGtcgagggggttggagcaCAGGATTTGCAAGacgttggtgagggtgcactgggagaggacgagggtggacaggaagagctggaagcATCtgctgagggagagggaggaggttgagaaggcTAGcgagaaggtgaagaagaggttggcggagagggggggggatgttgTCAAGGAacgggggttgaggtggagggggtgggagggggtggtggggatgttGAATGAGAGTATGGGTTTGTGTTTGAGGTGA
- the HGT3 gene encoding Ribulose bisphosphate carboxylase large chain (COG:P; EggNog:ENOG503NWXF), translating to MVEQGSGDEWTFLGPPGLRDGGLAAPLNPPTGQPGSTPRRLLRTSPITDKIPTSNPSRLPSNIPLRTLPVHNNTSRSSRQGHFIDEPASSESEDDSGNSSWTDTGDIAEQLAGEDPLRKRLNDDEALAGVIKRHPRHKKKVRYQEPSSSRSRSSSRYTGAVSKEAIHIPTAAHRHVSKAEQLLATIMTGSSSSIHGLTGKPLIYFTSIFVSLGVFLFGYDQGVMSGIITGPFFKEYFHQPSNAEIATMVAILEIGALISSLCVGHIGDIIGRRKTILYGSMIFFVGGGLQTAATNMVMMMVGRFVAGLGVGMLSTIVPVYQSEISPPHNRGKLACIEFTGNIVGYTTSVWVDYFCGFIESNTSWRLPLMMQCIMGGLLGLGSLIIVESPRWLLDHDHDEEGIVVIANLYGGGDIHDPRAREEFRDIKMDVLLQRQEGERTYSEMFKRYGRRVFIAMSAQALAQLNGINVISYYAPMVFESAGWVGHDAILMAGFNGITYLLSTIPPWYMVDRWGRRPILLSGAVMMVLSLSAISYFLYIDVPSTPTMVVIMVMIYNAAFGYSWGPIPWLYPPEILPLKIRSKGASLSTATNWACNWLVGQMTPILQDWIHWRLYLVHAFWCAVSFVVVYFIYPETRGVRLEDMDALFGDATRALGTPAGSTPALHAESDPLVRSGSPIPPLDIRGRASPARFGPGSAIPGLNIDPPTSVGDPKAQSSRQQSRGGLGGWLSRLMGRGGSSSSGQYAPIDQRGD from the exons ATGGTTGAACAAGGCAGCGGGGATGAGTGGACGTTTTTAGGACCCCCTGGTTTGCGGGATGGTGGCTTGGCGGCTCCGCTGAATCCGCCCACAGGGCAGCCGGGGTCAACCCC ACGGAGGCTGCTGCGAACCAGCCCCATAACCGACAAGATTCCGACTTCCAACCCGTCCCGTCTCCCCTCGAACATTCCCCTCCGAACCCTTCCTGTGCACAATAACACCTCCCGATCATCCCGACAGGGCCATTTCATTGATGAGCCCGCGAGTTCAGAGTCGGAGGACGACTCAGGGAACTCTTCGTGGACCGACACGGGCGACATCGCCGAGCAGCTCGCCGGAGAAGATCCCTTGCGCAAGCGATTAAACGACGACGAAGCCCTTGCAGGTGTCATCAAACGCCATCCCAGACACAAAAAGAAAGTCCGATACCAAGAGCCGTCTTCTAGCAGAAGCCGGTCATCCTCTCGCTACACTGGCGCTGTTAGCAAAGAGGCAATCCACATCCCAACTGCTGCGCACCGTCACGTTAGCAAGGCAGAACAGCTACTGGCCACCATCATGACGGGCAGCTCGAGTTCCATCCACGGCCTGACGGGCAAGCCGTTGATTTATTTTACTTCTATTTTCGTTTCTTTGGGCGTGTTTCTCTTCGGATATGACCAGGGTGTGATGTCGGGGATCATCACCGGTCCCTTTTTCAAGGAGTATTTCCACCAACCTTCCAATGCAGAAATAGCAACAATGGTTGCTATCTTGGAAATTGGTGCGTTAATATCGTCCCTCTGTGTTGGGCATATTGGAGATATTATCGGGAGAAGAAAAACGATTCTGTACGGATCAATGATCTTCTTCGTTGGAGGTGGGCTGCAAACAGCCGCGACGAACATGgtcatgatgatggttggtAGGTTTGTGGCTGGTTTGGGAGTTGGCATGCTCTCAACTATCGTCCCGGTATATCAGTCTGAAATCTCACCTCCACACAACCGTGGAAAGCTCGCCTGCATTGAGTTTACCGGCAATATTGTTGGTTACACGACCTCGGTGTGGGTGGATTATTTCTGTGGCTTCATTGAGAGCAACACCTCATGGAGGCTGCCCCTGATGATGCAATGCATTATGGGAGGTCTTCTTGGTTTGGGTAGTCTGATTATCGTCGAATCGCCCAG ATGGCTCCTGGACCACGACCATGACGAGGAAGGTATCGTGGTCATTGCCAACCTGTACGGTGGCGGTGACATTCACGATCCCCGCGCTCGTGAGGAATTCCGCGACATTAAGATGGACGTTCTCCTCCAACGGCAGGAAGGCGAGCGCACATATTCCGAGATGTTCAAGCGGTATGGCAGGCGAGTCTTTATCGCCATGTCAGCACAGGCCCTGGCCCAGCTCAACGGTATCAACGTTATCTCATACTACGCGCCGATGGTGTTCGAGTCAGCTGGTTGGGTTGGCCACGACGCTATTTTAATGGCCGGGTTCAACGGTATCACATACCTACTGTCGACAATCCCGCCATGGTACATGGTGGACCGGTGGGGCCGGAGGCCTATCCTGCTGTCCGGTGCTGTTATGATGGTCCTCTCGCTGTCAGCCATTTCGTACTTTTTGTACATCGACGTGCCATCGACGCCAACAATGGTTGTCATCATGGTCATGATCTACAACGCTGCGTTCGGATACTCATGGGGACCTATCCCCTGGCTCTACCCCCCGGAGATTCTCCCTCTCAAGATTCGCTCCAAGGGTGCCAGTCTGTCAACGGCCACGAACTGGGCTTGCAACTGGTTGGTGGGTCAGATGACACCCATTCTTCAAGACTGGATTCACTGGAGGTTGTACCTTGTCCACGCATTCTGGTGTGCCGTTAGCTTCGTTGTTG TATACTTTATCTACCCAGAAACCCGCGGTGTCCGCCTCGAGGACATGGACGCCCTCTTTGGCGACGCCACTCGCGCGCTGGGCACACCTGCTGGTTCGACGCCAGCCTTGCACGCCGAGTCCGATCCGCTCGTGCGCTCCGGGTCGCCCATTCCGCCCCTTGACATCAGAGGCCGCGCCTCGCCGGCGAGATTTGGACCGGGAAGTGCGATTCCAGGACTGAACATCGATCCACCAACGTCGGTCGGTGATCCCAAGGCCCAATCCTCCAGGCAACAAAGTAGAGGAGGTTTGGGCGGTTGGTTGTCAAGGCTTATGGGCCGTGGTGGCTCGAGTTCTAGCGGACAGTACGCTCCTATCGATCAAAGGGGTGATTAG
- a CDS encoding hypothetical protein (COG:S; EggNog:ENOG503NXHZ), producing the protein MGSTKFGNFEDFCRDTTLPVCNVLSKTHNQDGDWGGCKLRGITLPGEDRYLGNLGSILLAGIAILVTISLILKSERKRAAVGRREMQVFLVGYLLVSIAEIFSIGEFPLNDQVRVVFSAIHIGAIAATTWLLFINGIVGYQLMDDGTILSLALTIGSALAWLIGVGYIALDTGYQWTTQWQGSLEPPNRSIALYVTYLLLPLVWVVFFVVLELVLVIKVLGETRPLLFLGAAALSFAVGQIFNFVVSPYICNGTSGAIDGSLFQTLFTFVAVTVVWFFWSSITEDDWPIQPTQYP; encoded by the exons aTGGGGTCAACAAAATTTGGCAACTTCGAG GACTTTTGTCGTGACACAACTCTTCCAGTCTGCAAT GTTCTCTCAAAAACCCATAATCAGGATGGAGATTGGGGCGGATGCAAGTTGAGAGGCATTACGCTGCCAGGCGAGGATAGATACCTCGGTAACTTGG GATCGATTCTGCTTGCGGGAATTGCTATTCTTGTCACCATCTCTCTTATTCTTAAGtcggaaaggaaaagggcaGCTGTCGGACGAAG GGAAATGCAAGTGTTTTTGGTCGGTTATCTGCTTGTGTCTATTGCGGAGATTTTCTCAATAGGAGAATTCCCCTTGAACGACCAAGTACGAGTGGTTTTCAGCGCTATTCACATTGGTGCTATCGCGGCGACGACATGGCTGCTTTTCATCAACGGTATTGTGGGTTACCAGCTGATGGACGACGGCACGATTCTCTCCCTCGCACTCACCATCGGCTCGGCACTTGCATGGCTCATTGGTGTTGGATACATCGCCCTCGACACCGGTTACCAGTGGACTACCCAATGGCAGGGCAGCCTTGAGCCTCCCAACCGCAGCATTGCGCTCTACGTCACCTacctcctcctgcccctGGTTTGGGTTGTCTTTTTTGTCGTCCTGgagctcgtcctcgtcatcaagGTGCTCGGCGAGACGAGGCCGTTGCTGTTCCTGGGCGCGGCAGCTCTCAGCTTCGCCGTGGGTCAAATCTTCAACTTTGTTGTCAGCCCCTACATTTGCAACGGCACGTCAGGCGCCATCGATGGTTCTCTGTTTCAGACATTATTCACCTTTGTTGCGGTTACGGTGGTGTGGTTCTTTTGGTCTAGCATCACGGAGGACGACTGGCCTATTCAGCCGACGCAATACCCATAA
- a CDS encoding hypothetical protein (EggNog:ENOG503P0XH; COG:P) — translation MTSTTTPSLPRLPDEIHPHQEEPDTHQQPNENEPLLGRPGDAIQRPNAPMYRNLYLGTGILSQTGLLLLLLSILIPLLTHHPLLPLLVPHPILQLTGLLVATEAILLLQPTTKSLPLAKTRAAKFHAWLHLLSFLLFLSGTVIIETNKHANKLPHFHSVHAYLGVATVSLLGLQYLFGFTIYVTPSVWGGEEKAKKVWKWHRYLGYGVLLMILATTGSAAWTDYVKGQLGVSRVGVVLGVVLVAGGVFPRIQLGKLGLREY, via the exons ATGacctccacaaccaccccttccctcccgcGCTTGCCGGACGAGATACACCCTCACCAGGAAGAACCTGAcacccatcaacaaccaaacGAAAACGAACCCCTTCTAGGCCGACCAGGCGACGCAATCCAACGCCCCAACGCCCCCATGTACCGCAACCTCTATCTCG GAACCGGCATCCTCTCCCAaaccggcctcctcctcctcctcctctcaatcctcatccccctcctaacccaccacccccttttaCCTCTCTTAGTGCCCCACCCAATCCTCCAACTcaccggcctcctcgtcgcaACAGAAgcaatcctcctcctccaaccaacaacaaaatcCCTCCCCCTAGCCAAAACCCGCGCGGCCAAATTCCACGCCTGGCTTCACCTTTTATCCTTTTTGCTCTTCCTATCAGGAACAGTAATAATcgaaacaaacaaacacgCCAACAAACTGCCTCACTTCCACTCTGTGCACGCTTATTTGGGGGTTGCGACAGTCTCCTTGCTGGGACTGCAGTATCTGTTTGGGTTCACGATTTATGTCACGCCCAGTgtgtggggaggggaggaaaaggcaaagaaggtCTGGAAGTGGCATCGGTATCTTGGGTATGGGGTTTTGTTGATGATTCTGGCGACTACGGGGAGCGCGGCGTGGACGGATTATGTAAAGGGGCAGTTGGGGGTGTCGAGAGTGGGAGTGGTATTGGGGGTTGTGCTGGTTGCGGGGGGCGTGTTTCCTAGGATTCAGCTGGGgaagttggggttgagggagtattga